One stretch of Tachysurus fulvidraco isolate hzauxx_2018 chromosome 12, HZAU_PFXX_2.0, whole genome shotgun sequence DNA includes these proteins:
- the LOC113649345 gene encoding claudin-20, with protein sequence MVSLADELVKMASTGTQIFGFVLALLGILGVTVATLLPNWKVSADSGSSIITVISQMQGLWMDCTWYSTGMFSCTLKYSVLALPAYLQTARTTMVLSCILAALGLCLGSLGLKCTHWGGGRRAKRHAALAAGVCFVASGFLCLVPASWYTNEVIVSFLDASVHESNKFEPGGAVYVAFVSSGFLLTGGFIFCLSCSGKRHGPQDLVLLPPDKLLLQQQQHLLQQRHLDQLQHQYCTLSPLDNKTGYSLQDYV encoded by the coding sequence ATGGTGTCCCTTGCAGACGAACTGGTCAAGATGGCGTCCACGGGCACACAGATCTTTGGCTTTGTGCTGGCACTGCTGGGCATCCTGGGTGTTACGGTGGCCACACTGCTGCCCAACTGGAAGGTGAGCGCAGACTCGGGCTCAAGCATCATCACGGTCATCTCGCAGATGCAGGGCCTGTGGATGGACTGCACCTGGTACAGCACAGGGATGTTCAGCTGCACACTCAAGTACTCTGTGCTGGCGTTGCCTGCATACCTGCAGACGGCACGTACAACCATGGTGCTGTCCTGCATCCTGGCCGCACTCGGGCTCTGCCTGGGGTCGCTCGGGCTCAAGTGCACGCACTGGGGTGGGGGCAGGAGAGCAAAACGTCACGCTGCACTGGCGGCCGGAGTCTGCTTCGTAGCCTCTGGGTTCTTGTGCCTGGTGCCTGCGTCCTGGTACACCAACGAGGTCATCGTCAGCTTTCTGGACGCCAGTGTACACGAGAGCAACAAGTTTGAACCGGGTGGCGCCGTCTACGTCGCGTTCGTCTCATCCGGTTTTCTTCTCACTGGTGGCTTCATCTTCTGCCTGTCTTGCTCGGGCAAGCGTCACGGCCCTCAGGATCTCGTCCTGCTGCCACCGGATAAACTCCTACTTCAGCAGCAACAGCATCTCCTCCAGCAGCGGCACTTAGACCAGCTCCAGCACCAGTACTGCACTCTGTCGCCTCTGGATAATAAGACAGGATACAGCCTGCAGGACTACGTGTAA